From the Pontiella agarivorans genome, one window contains:
- a CDS encoding DUF975 family protein: MTGLNDDGGVPKISIPSTGGAPSGGVSGGGVTPNGDLTAEARESLRGNWGMAVLGYVLYTALSFAISFFVIAATIFVGAVAGLGGGDAEAAGTMISGVAQLFQLFVMPPVMVGFFAYYLGLAQEDEARLELLFAGFKRFWKSLGVYFFYMLFIYLWMLLLIIPGIIKCFSYSQAFFIIADDEGCGPLEAISRSKEMMAGNKWKFFCLNLRFIGWSLLALLTLGIGYLWLVPYMQTSLAKFYEDVK, from the coding sequence ATGACGGGATTAAACGATGATGGCGGAGTGCCGAAAATATCGATACCCTCGACCGGCGGGGCGCCCAGTGGCGGGGTCAGCGGCGGCGGGGTAACGCCCAATGGTGATTTAACGGCAGAAGCCCGGGAATCGCTGAGGGGAAACTGGGGCATGGCTGTTCTGGGTTATGTACTTTATACCGCGTTGTCTTTTGCCATTTCCTTTTTTGTCATTGCGGCCACAATCTTTGTGGGCGCGGTTGCCGGATTGGGGGGGGGCGATGCTGAAGCCGCGGGAACGATGATCAGCGGGGTGGCGCAGTTGTTTCAGCTTTTTGTAATGCCGCCGGTGATGGTTGGTTTTTTTGCCTATTATCTCGGGCTTGCTCAGGAGGACGAGGCCCGTCTGGAACTGTTGTTTGCCGGGTTTAAGCGGTTCTGGAAATCGCTGGGTGTTTATTTCTTTTATATGCTCTTTATTTATCTGTGGATGTTGCTGCTGATTATTCCCGGAATTATCAAGTGTTTCAGTTATTCGCAGGCCTTTTTTATTATTGCCGACGATGAAGGCTGCGGGCCGCTGGAGGCCATCAGTCGGAGTAAGGAGATGATGGCGGGGAATAAATGGAAATTTTTCTGCCTCAATCTGCGCTTTATCGGGTGGAGTCTGCTGGCGTTGTTGACGTTGGGGATTGGGTATCTATGGCTGGTGCCCTACATGCAGACCTCTTTGGCCAAATTTTATGAAGATGTGAAGTAA
- the tgt gene encoding tRNA guanosine(34) transglycosylase Tgt: protein MKTGTFELQNTDPSCKARRGTFHTKHGKVETPVFMPVGTQATVKSMSPAEMHELDCEILLGNTYHLNDRPGPDLIERLGGLHEFMGWDRAILTDSGGYQVFSLGSMNKITDEGVSFRSHSDGSKHFIGPKESMEIQRKLGSDIAMVFDECPPYPSEKEYACKAVRRTLDWAAICREAPRAEGQLFFGIAQGSVYADLREECAKALVDMEFDGYAIGGVSVGEPDELIIRGVEDTVDHLPVEKPRYLMGVGEMAQMVESVARGVDMFDCVMPTRQARNGTVSTRRGRYPVKAALYKEDTRPLEEGCTCYACKNFTRAYVRHLLNVGEILGLRLITMHNLHCYLEFMREMRKSIEEGRFAEFRAEFHAGYSVVCKEHVLNVKENN from the coding sequence TTGAAAACCGGAACATTCGAACTGCAAAACACCGACCCCTCCTGCAAAGCGAGGCGCGGAACCTTTCATACGAAACACGGAAAAGTGGAGACCCCCGTTTTTATGCCGGTCGGCACCCAGGCTACGGTCAAGAGCATGTCGCCGGCGGAAATGCACGAGCTGGATTGTGAAATTCTGCTGGGCAATACCTATCATTTGAATGACCGGCCGGGGCCGGATCTGATTGAGCGGCTCGGCGGGCTGCATGAATTTATGGGCTGGGACCGGGCGATTCTGACCGACAGCGGCGGTTATCAGGTGTTCAGTCTGGGTTCGATGAATAAAATCACGGATGAGGGGGTTTCGTTCCGGTCGCATTCGGACGGTTCGAAGCACTTTATCGGCCCGAAGGAATCGATGGAAATTCAGCGGAAACTGGGGTCGGATATTGCCATGGTTTTTGACGAGTGTCCGCCGTATCCGAGCGAGAAGGAATACGCTTGCAAAGCGGTACGCAGAACCCTAGATTGGGCGGCTATTTGCAGGGAAGCGCCCCGGGCGGAAGGCCAGCTGTTTTTCGGTATTGCGCAGGGGAGTGTCTATGCGGATTTGCGTGAGGAGTGTGCAAAGGCGTTGGTCGACATGGAATTTGACGGCTATGCCATCGGCGGTGTGAGTGTCGGCGAACCGGATGAACTGATTATCCGGGGCGTTGAAGATACGGTGGATCATCTGCCGGTTGAAAAACCGCGCTATCTGATGGGGGTTGGTGAAATGGCCCAGATGGTGGAGTCGGTTGCGCGGGGTGTTGATATGTTCGATTGTGTCATGCCCACCCGCCAGGCCCGTAACGGCACGGTTTCCACCCGGCGTGGACGCTACCCTGTGAAAGCGGCCCTCTATAAGGAGGATACGCGCCCGTTGGAGGAAGGATGCACCTGTTATGCGTGTAAGAATTTTACACGTGCTTATGTGCGCCATCTGCTTAATGTCGGCGAGATTCTGGGGCTGAGGCTGATAACGATGCATAATCTGCATTGCTATCTTGAATTTATGAGAGAGATGAGAAAATCGATTGAAGAGGGCCGGTTTGCTGAATTCCGTGCGGAATTCCATGCAGGCTATTCGGTCGTTTGCAAGGAGCACGTTTTAAACGTAAAGGAGAACAACTAG
- the yajC gene encoding preprotein translocase subunit YajC — MNLLPLTIAQAEAAPATGGSPLQFPIMMVILFAIMYFMMIRPQKRREKERKEMINSVKSGARVLLTSGIIGEVINVKENTLIIKISDNTKVECVRAAISQILEKGETPAEIEATK, encoded by the coding sequence ATGAATCTATTACCCCTTACCATCGCGCAGGCTGAGGCGGCTCCGGCGACTGGCGGGTCACCGCTGCAGTTTCCGATCATGATGGTTATTCTGTTCGCGATCATGTATTTCATGATGATCCGTCCGCAGAAGCGCCGCGAAAAGGAACGTAAGGAAATGATCAATTCGGTGAAGAGCGGCGCACGCGTCCTGCTCACGAGTGGAATCATCGGTGAAGTGATCAACGTGAAAGAGAATACGCTGATTATTAAAATTTCGGATAACACCAAAGTTGAGTGTGTTCGCGCAGCCATTTCCCAGATTCTGGAAAAAGGTGAAACACCGGCCGAAATCGAAGCAACGAAGTAA